Proteins from a genomic interval of Toxotes jaculatrix isolate fToxJac2 chromosome 5, fToxJac2.pri, whole genome shotgun sequence:
- the sephs1 gene encoding selenide, water dikinase 1, whose amino-acid sequence MSVRESFNPESYELDKNFRLTRFAELKGTGCKVPQDVLQKLLETLQENHYQEDEQFLGAVMPRLGIGMDTCVIPLRHGGLSLVQTTDYIYPIVDDPYMMGRIACANVLSDLYAMGVTECDNMLMLLGVSNKMSEKERDKVMPLIIQGFKDASEEAGTSVTGGQTVLNPWVVMGGVATTVCQPNEFIMPDNAVPGDVLVLTKPLGTQVAVAVHQWLDIPEKWNKIKLVVTQEDVELAYHEAMMNMARLNRTAAGLMHTFNAHAATDITGFGILGHAQTLARQQRSEVSFVIHNLPVLAKMAAVSKACGNMFGLMHGTCPETSGGLLICLPREQAARFCAEIKSPKYGEGHQAWIIGIVEKGNRTARIIDKPRIIEVAPQAATQNVNPTPGATS is encoded by the exons ATGTCCGTGAGGGAGTCCTTTAACCCCGAAAGCTATGAGCTGGACAAGAACTTCAGGCTCACACGCTTTGCTGAGCTCAAGGGCACAGGCTGCAAG GTGCCCCAAGATGTGTTACAGAAGCTGCTAGAAACCCTACAGGAGAACCACTATCAAGAGGATGAACAGTTCCTGGGGGCAGTTATGCCTCGGTTAG GCATTGGTATGGATACCTGTGTGATACCCCTCAGACATGGAGGCCTTTCTTTGGTCCAGACTACAGATTACATCTACCCCATTGTGGATGACCCCTACATGATG gGACGAATTGCTTGTGCCAATGTCCTAAGTGACCTGTACGCCATGGGTGTGACAGAGTGTGACAACATGTTGATGCTTTTGGGAGTCAGcaacaaaatgtcagagaag gagagagacaaagtcaTGCCACTGATCATCCAGGGATTCAAGGATGCATCAGAGGAGGCAGGCACGTCTGTAACAGGAGGACAGACGGTTCTCAACCCCTGGGTGGTGATGGGAGGGGTTGCTACAACCGTCTGCCAGCCCAACGAATTTATCAT GCCAGACAATGCAGTGCCAGGAGACGTGTTGGTGTTGACCAAACCACTTGGAACGCAAGTGGCCGTTGCAGTACACCAGTGGTTAGATATT cctgaGAAGTGGAACAAGATCAAACTGGTGGTAACCCAGGAAGATGTAGAGCTGGCCTACCATGAAGCCATGATGAACATGGCTCGGCTCAACAGGACAG CGGCTGGTCTCATGCACACCTTCAATGCCCACGCAGCCACAGACATCACAGGGTTTGGCATCCTTGGACACGCTCAGACGTTGGCACGACAACAGCGAAGTGAAGTGTCATTTGTCATCCACAACCTCCCGGTGCTCGCCAAGATGGCTGCCGTGTCCAAAGCCTGTGGGAACATGTTTGGTCTCATGCACGGCACCTGCCCTGAAACATCAG GAGGCCTGCTTATCTGTCTGCCCCGGGAGCAGGCTGCCCGCTTCTGTGCCGAGATCAAATCCCCAAAATACGGAGAGGGCCACCAAGCATGGATCATTGGGATTGTAGAGAAAGGAAACCGCACTGCTCGCATCATTGACAAACCTCGGATCATAGAGGTGGCGCCACAAGCTGCCACGCAGAATGTCAACCCAACTCCTGGTGCGACTTCTTAA